From Ignavibacterium sp.:
TTCCCGGTTGGCTCATCAGCGAAAATTATTTTTGGATCATTAACTAAAGCTCTGGCAACTGCAACTCTCTGCTGCTCTCCTCCCGAAAGTTCAGCAGGTTTATGATCTTTTCGATCAATCAAACCGACTAATTCTAATAGTTCTTCCGCTCGTAAAAGCGCATCATTTAATTTTACGCCGGCAGCTAATTTTGGAATGGCAATATTTTCAGCGGCGGTAAATTCAGGTAATAAATGATGAAACTGAAAAACAAATCCGATGTTCTTATTTCTGAAGTGGGTTAGTTTTTCATCCGAATAATTAAAAATATTTTCTGCTTCAAAAAATACTTCACCACTATCAGGTCTGTCTAATCCACTTAAGATATGTAGCAATGTTGATTTTCCAGCACCAGAAGCTCCAACAATAACCGAAATTTTGTTTTCTTCGATTGAAAGGGAAATATCTTTAAGAACTTCCAGTTTGAATTTTTTAT
This genomic window contains:
- a CDS encoding ABC transporter ATP-binding protein produces the protein MKIILESKNIFKSYQNNKKFKLEVLKDISLSIEENKISVIVGASGAGKSTLLHILSGLDRPDSGEVFFEAENIFNYSDEKLTHFRNKNIGFVFQFHHLLPEFTAAENIAIPKLAAGVKLNDALLRAEELLELVGLIDRKDHKPAELSGGEQQRVAVARALVNDPKIIFADEPTGNLDSKNSESIHQLILKLKNDFNKTFVIVTHNPELMNLADKIFEIKDGRLKNQESLFK